The sequence ACCGTGACCACGCGCACCGGACGGAGCTGGGGCGCCTGCGCCTCCTGTTCCTGTCCGCATCCGGCCAGCGCCAGGCTGGCGCCGAGCGCGACGAAACCTATCCAGGATTGGGCGTTCCATGATCTGGCGATCCGTGACCCTGTTGTCCGAGGCGTGGCGGTCGTCGTCATAGGGGGGCATTCCTCACAAATCGGGCCGTGCTCTGCCGAGCCTCGGAAACGTCCTTCCCGTCCGCATCCATAGGGCGGGATCATCACAGTCTGACGGCGCGCGGCGAACCGCTGCGGCGTTCCCGGGACATTATACGCGCCGCCGGTGCGAAGGAACCGCCGACCGCGCGGATCGGCGGCGCCCCTCGTCGGCGGGAGCGACGAAAGACCCGCCCGCCCCGTATTGCGCCGCACCCGCTTCGCTCGGCACACTGGCGCCGTCGACGAGGCAAGGTGCGTCGCTCTGCAGGAGAAACCCTCGTGCCGCAGGCTCCGGGCCCATCGTCCCCACCCGAATCACCCGCCCGCGCCCGCCGCCGTCACCGGCTCGCAGGCCACGCCCTCGCGCGCGGCTGCGGCTTCCTGCTGCTCTGGCTGGCGCTGCACGGCGCCGCGCCCAAGGACCTGCCGGTCGGCGTGCTGGCCGCCCTCGCCGCGACATGGCTGAGCCTGCGCCTGCTGCCGCCCTCGCGCCTCCGGCTCGATATCCCCGCGCTCGCCCGCCTCATCCTCGCCTTTCCCGTCCAGTCGCTGCGCGCCGGCCTCGACGTGGCGCGGCGGGCGCTGGCGCCGCGCCCCTCGCTCGCCCCGGGGATCGTCGCCTGCCCGGCGCGGCTGCCGGAGGGAACGGAGCGCGAGGCTTTCCACGCCTGGTACAGCCTCCAGCCCGGCACGCTGCCGGTGGGAACGCGGGGCGAGACGACGGTGCTGGTGCACGTGCTCGACACGGCCGCGCCGGTGGCCGCCGATTACGCCGCCGGCGAGGCCCGTTTCGCGGCGCTGCTTCGCGAGCGTTCCGATGGCTGAATATCTCGTCTTTGCCGCCCTCGCGGTGCTGGCATTGCTGCTGGCGAGCCTCGCCGCGCTGCTGCGCCCGCCCGCCCGCTCCGGCGGCGCGGCCGGGCGGCTGATGATCGTCCAGCTCGCCGGCACCGGCGGCACGGCGGTCGCGCTGCTGCTGGCCAGCGCGCTCGGCATCGCCGCGCTGACCGACGTCGCCCTTACCCTCGCCCTGCTCGCCGCCTTCGCCTCCGCCGCGCTCCATGCCGCCGGCGCGCCGAGGGGGCCGTCATGAGCACGCTCGCCGACCTGTTCACCGTGACGATGGTGGCCGCCGGGCTGTTCTTCTTCCTCGCCGGCACGGCAGGGCTGCTGCGCTTTCCCGACACGCTGTCGCGCCTGCACGCGCTGACCAAGGCCGACAATCTCGGCCTCGGCCTCATCGTGCTGGGGCTTATGGCGCAGGCCGGCGGCGTGCTCGCCGCGCTCAAGCTGCTGGCGATCTGGCTGCTCGTGCTGTTCTCCGGCGCCATCGCCGGCCAGCTCGTCGCGCGGGCGGTACGGGACGGGCGCGGCTGATGGAACTGATGCTCGACGCCGTGCTGGTCGCGACGCTGCTGGCGCTGGCGCTGTTCAGCCTCGCCGCGCGGGAGGCCCGGTCGGCGGCGATCGGCTTCATGGGCTTCGGGCTGCTGCTGGCGCTGGCCTGGGTGCGGCTCGGCGCCGTCGACGTGGCGCTGACCGAGGCGGCGGTCGGCGCGCTCACCGGCCTGCTGCTGCTCGGCGCCGCCTCTGTCGCGGTGCCGGCCGGCGAGCCACCTTCGCCGCCGCTGCGCCTCGCCCTCGCCGTCCTCTGCGCGCTGGTGGCGGGCGGCCTCGCCTTCATCGTGCTGAACGCGCCGGACCCGGCGCCCAGCCTCGCCTCGGCGGCGGTGGAGCCGCTGGCCGCGCTCGACCTCGGCAATCCCGTCACCGCCGTGCTGCTGGCCTATCGCGCGCTCGACACGCTGCTGGAGACCGTCGTGGTGGTGCTGGCGCTGATCGGCATCTGGTCGCTGGCGGATGACGGCGACTGGCGCGGCGCCCCGGCCGTTCCGGGCGACACCTGGCCGAGCCCGCCGCTGCGCCTGCTGGCACGCGTACTGCCGCCGGTCGGCCTCGTGGTCGCGGTGCACATCCTGTGGATCGGCGCCGACGCGCCGGGCGGCAAGTTCCAGGCGGCGACGCTGATCGCCGCCATGTGGCTGCTGGCGATGATGGCCGGCCTCGTCGCGCCGCCCCGGCTCGGCGACACGCGGCTGCGCGCCCTCGTCGCCGGCGGACCGGCGCTGTTCATCGCCATCGGCCTGTTCGGCTTCCTGACACCGGGCAGCTTCCTCGCCTATCCGGACGGCCTCGCCAAGCCGCTCATCATTGTCATCGAGGTGGCGCTGACCGCCTCGCTCGCGGCCCTGCTGGCGCTGATCGTGCTCGGCCCCGGCGGCCGGAGGCCACCGGCATGACCGGCACGACCCTCTACGGACTTTCCGCCTGCCTGCTTGTCGGCATGGGCCTTTATGGCGTGCTGGCGCACACCGCGCCGCTGCGCCGCGTGCTGGCCTTCAACCTGCTGGGTGCCGGCGTCTTCCTGCTGTTCGGCGTCGGCGCTCGGCGCGGCGCGGCGGCGGGGCTGCCGGGCGATCCGGTGCCGCAGGCGCTCGTCATCACCGGCATCGTCGTCGCCTTCGCCGCCACCGCCCTCGCCTTCATGCTGATGCGCCGGCTCGCCGCGGCAAGGGCGCGCGAGGCCGCCGACGCTTCCGCCGACCGGACCGGGGGACGCTGAGATGGCCGACGCGCCCGCCCCCTCCTATCTCCTGGTGCTGGCGCTTCTGGTGCCGGTCATCGGCATGCTGGCGATGACGGTCGCGCGTCTGCTCGGCCTGCGCCGGGTGGAGGGGATCGCCGCCGTCGCCATCGCCGGCGGGCTCGCCATTGCCGGCGCCATCGCCCTCGCCGTGGTACGGTCCGGCGCGGCGCTGACCTATGCGGTCGGCGGCTGGGAGCCCCCGCTCGGTCTTGCCCTGCGCGCCGACGGCGTGTCGGCGGTGATGCTGGCGATGGCGGCGCTGGTGGTCGCCTTCGTCGCCCTCTATGCCCGCCCGCAATTCGCCGCGGACGACGACGCGCCGGAGGGCCGGCGTGCCTTCGCCTTCTGGTCGCTGCTGATGGGGCTGTGGAGCGCGCTGAACCTCGTCCTCATCGGCGAGGACCTGTTCAACCTCTTCGTGGCGCTGGAACTGCTGACCTTCGCGGCGGTGCCGCTGGTCTGCCTCGACGGACGGGCGGCGACGCTCGAAGCCGCGCTGCGCTATCTCGTCTTCGCGCTGATCGGCTCGGCGCTGTACCTGCTCGGCACCGCCATCCTCTACGGCCAGTACGGCACGCTCGACATCGCCACGCTGGCCGGCCTCACCCGGCCGGACCTCGCCACCCACGCCGCCGTGGCGCTGATGATCGGCGGGTTGATGGCCAAGGCGGCGCTGTTCCCGCTGCACATCTGGCTGCCGCCCGCCCATGCGGGGGCGCCGGCGCCGGCCAGCGCCGTGCTCTCGGCGCTGGTGGTGAAGGCGCCGTTCTTCCTCATTCTGCGGCTGTGGTTCGACGTGCTGCCCGGCCCGCCGAGCCTGCCGGCGGCGCAGGTGTTCGCCGGGCTCGGCGCGGCGGCGATCCTCGTGTGCAGCGTCGTCGCGCTGCGGCAGGAGCGGCTCAAGCTGATGATCGCCTACTCCACCGTGGCGCAGATCGGCTACCTGTTCCTCATGTTCCGGCTGACCATCGAGCCCGGCGTGCCGGCCTGGGAGACCATCGGCTGGACCGGCGGCATGCTCCAGCTCGTCTCGCACGCCTTCGCCAAGGCGGCGATGTTCCTCGCCGCCGGACTGATCGCCGAGGCGCTCGGCCATGACCGCATCGCCGACCTCGCCGGTGCCGGCCGGGCCGTGCCGGTGAGCCTGTTCGCCTTCGGCCTCGCCGGCCTGTCGCTGATGGGCCTGCCGCCGAGCGGCGGCTTCGTCGCCAAGCTGCTGCTGCTCAACGCCGCGACGCTGGCCGGCGCGTGGTGGATCGCGGCCGTCATCAGCGTCGGCGGGCTGCTCGCCGCCGCCTATGTCACGCGCGTGCTCAAGCGCGCCATGGCGATGCCGCCGGCCCCGCTCGCCACGCGCCCGGTGGCGCTCTCGCGCGAGCTGGCGGCGCTGGCGCTGGCGCTGATCGCGGTGGCGCTCGGCCTCGTGCCGCTGCAACCCTTCGAACTGCTCGCCATCGGCCGGCCATGAGGACGCGATCATGACGCTGGCCGGACTGCTGCTCGTCGCCACCCTCGCGACCCCGCTCGCCATGGTCGGGCTGTGCCTGCTGCCGGCGTTCCGGCGGCGCGTCTTCGGGCTTCTCGCGCTCGCCCCGCTGCCGGGTGTGGTGACGGCGCTTCTCGCGCCGGGCGGGTCGCTGCTGCTGGCGCCGGCGCCGTTCCGGCTGGTGCTGGCGCTGGACGGGCCGGGCGCGATGCTGCTCGGCGGCGCCGCGCTGCTGTGGACCGCCGCCGGGCTCTACGCCCGGACCTATATGCGCGAGGAGGCCGAACGAGCCGGCTTTGCCATCTGGTGGCTGCTGACGCTGGCGGGCAGCCTCGGCGTGTTCGTCGTCGCCGACATGACCAGCTTCTACCTGATGTTCTCGCTGGTCAGCCTGTCCGCCTACGGGCTCGTGATGCACGAGAATTCGGCCCGCGCCGAGCGGGCGGGC comes from Ancylobacter sp. TS-1 and encodes:
- a CDS encoding Na+/H+ antiporter subunit E — encoded protein: MPQAPGPSSPPESPARARRRHRLAGHALARGCGFLLLWLALHGAAPKDLPVGVLAALAATWLSLRLLPPSRLRLDIPALARLILAFPVQSLRAGLDVARRALAPRPSLAPGIVACPARLPEGTEREAFHAWYSLQPGTLPVGTRGETTVLVHVLDTAAPVAADYAAGEARFAALLRERSDG
- a CDS encoding complex I subunit 5 family protein — encoded protein: MADAPAPSYLLVLALLVPVIGMLAMTVARLLGLRRVEGIAAVAIAGGLAIAGAIALAVVRSGAALTYAVGGWEPPLGLALRADGVSAVMLAMAALVVAFVALYARPQFAADDDAPEGRRAFAFWSLLMGLWSALNLVLIGEDLFNLFVALELLTFAAVPLVCLDGRAATLEAALRYLVFALIGSALYLLGTAILYGQYGTLDIATLAGLTRPDLATHAAVALMIGGLMAKAALFPLHIWLPPAHAGAPAPASAVLSALVVKAPFFLILRLWFDVLPGPPSLPAAQVFAGLGAAAILVCSVVALRQERLKLMIAYSTVAQIGYLFLMFRLTIEPGVPAWETIGWTGGMLQLVSHAFAKAAMFLAAGLIAEALGHDRIADLAGAGRAVPVSLFAFGLAGLSLMGLPPSGGFVAKLLLLNAATLAGAWWIAAVISVGGLLAAAYVTRVLKRAMAMPPAPLATRPVALSRELAALALALIAVALGLVPLQPFELLAIGRP
- a CDS encoding NADH-quinone oxidoreductase subunit K, translated to MTGTTLYGLSACLLVGMGLYGVLAHTAPLRRVLAFNLLGAGVFLLFGVGARRGAAAGLPGDPVPQALVITGIVVAFAATALAFMLMRRLAAARAREAADASADRTGGR
- a CDS encoding MnhB domain-containing protein; the protein is MELMLDAVLVATLLALALFSLAAREARSAAIGFMGFGLLLALAWVRLGAVDVALTEAAVGALTGLLLLGAASVAVPAGEPPSPPLRLALAVLCALVAGGLAFIVLNAPDPAPSLASAAVEPLAALDLGNPVTAVLLAYRALDTLLETVVVVLALIGIWSLADDGDWRGAPAVPGDTWPSPPLRLLARVLPPVGLVVAVHILWIGADAPGGKFQAATLIAAMWLLAMMAGLVAPPRLGDTRLRALVAGGPALFIAIGLFGFLTPGSFLAYPDGLAKPLIIVIEVALTASLAALLALIVLGPGGRRPPA
- a CDS encoding multiple resistance and pH regulation protein F, which codes for MAEYLVFAALAVLALLLASLAALLRPPARSGGAAGRLMIVQLAGTGGTAVALLLASALGIAALTDVALTLALLAAFASAALHAAGAPRGPS
- a CDS encoding monovalent cation/H(+) antiporter subunit G, whose product is MSTLADLFTVTMVAAGLFFFLAGTAGLLRFPDTLSRLHALTKADNLGLGLIVLGLMAQAGGVLAALKLLAIWLLVLFSGAIAGQLVARAVRDGRG